A part of Manduca sexta isolate Smith_Timp_Sample1 chromosome 10, JHU_Msex_v1.0, whole genome shotgun sequence genomic DNA contains:
- the LOC115453142 gene encoding lysozyme: MLVVYISLLLYAVSTTTGARISNLNETCIRCLCHVAGCDLSHKCSGGYCGPFYISRVYWVDAGKPTLPDDDPERQEAFEDCARDYNCSIKIVESYMTKYGKDCNGDGVTNCYDFMMINYHGGRACSDPLFLTAHGRRWLSRYQQCRFEE; the protein is encoded by the exons ATGTTGGTCGTTTATATATCTTTGCTCCTGTATGCTGTGTCTACAACGACAG GTGCGCGCATTTCCAATCTAAACGAGACGTGCATCCGTTGTCTATGTCACGTGGCCGGGTGTGATTTGTCGCACAAATGCAGTGGAGGATATTGCGGACCCTTCTACATATCCAGGGTTTACTGGGTGGATGCAGGCAAACCCACATTACCTGACGATGATCCAGAAAGACAAGAAG CATTCGAAGACTGTGCCAGAGATTACAACTGTTCTATTAAGATCGTCGAGAGCTACATGACAAAATATGGAAAG GACTGCAATGGCGACGGTGTGACCAATTGCTATGATTTTATGATGATCAACTATCACGGAGGGCGCGCGTGCTCCGACCCTCTGTTCCTCACCGCTCATGGCAGGAGATGGCTGTCACGTTACCAACAATGTAGATTTGAGGAATAA